In Ignavibacteriales bacterium, the following proteins share a genomic window:
- a CDS encoding UDP-2,3-diacylglucosamine diphosphatase: protein MKTTKPRQPQKSPMRQKIYFFSDAHLGLGSNEEDRQKELRLIRFLNFIQQDASQIYIVGDLFDYWFEYKTVVPKKYFRLFAKFAELTEQSILLYFIAGNHDFWVKNYFRDELGMEIHFNPVEAEIFGKRFLIHHGDGLLKDDLGYKILKKILRSKTNIFLFSLLHPDIAGWLARWSSKTSRQYTSNRTYESTGMEDFAARKIKEGFDYVIMGHNHVPSCQTIESGVYVNLGDWIFENTYAVFDGKKLKLKKWVD from the coding sequence ATGAAGACAACGAAACCTCGGCAGCCGCAAAAGTCACCTATGCGACAAAAAATTTATTTCTTCTCAGACGCTCATCTCGGTCTCGGTTCAAACGAAGAAGATCGTCAGAAAGAATTGCGGCTTATTCGTTTTTTAAACTTTATTCAGCAAGATGCATCGCAAATTTATATAGTGGGTGATTTATTTGATTACTGGTTTGAGTATAAGACTGTCGTTCCCAAAAAATATTTCCGACTCTTTGCAAAATTTGCGGAGTTAACGGAACAGAGCATTCTTTTGTACTTTATCGCGGGCAATCATGATTTTTGGGTGAAAAATTACTTCCGTGATGAACTCGGTATGGAAATACATTTTAATCCTGTTGAGGCAGAAATTTTCGGTAAGCGGTTTCTCATTCATCATGGCGACGGTTTGCTGAAGGACGACCTCGGTTACAAGATTCTCAAAAAAATATTACGCAGCAAAACGAATATCTTTCTCTTTTCGCTCCTTCATCCGGATATTGCAGGATGGCTTGCACGGTGGTCATCGAAGACAAGCCGCCAGTACACAAGCAACAGGACGTACGAGAGCACTGGAATGGAAGATTTTGCCGCCCGCAAGATAAAAGAAGGATTCGACTATGTGATCATGGGACACAACCATGTTCCATCGTGCCAAACAATTGAGAGCGGTGTGTACGTCAATCTTGGCGACTGGATTTTTGAGAACACGTACGCAGTCTTCGATGGCAAGAAATTAAAGCTGAAGAAGTGGGTAGATTGA
- a CDS encoding HPr family phosphocarrier protein, translating into MIEQEITIRNRAGLHTRPAAAIVKLAAKFKSEFFIEKDSFQINGKSIIGVMTLAAEQGSKLLVRFDGPDEKEACQAMSELFESGFGEPM; encoded by the coding sequence ATGATTGAACAAGAAATAACGATTCGGAATCGAGCGGGGCTGCATACACGCCCGGCTGCTGCAATTGTGAAACTGGCGGCGAAATTTAAATCAGAATTTTTCATCGAAAAAGATAGTTTCCAAATTAATGGAAAGAGTATTATCGGTGTCATGACGCTGGCTGCAGAACAAGGGTCCAAACTTCTCGTGCGCTTTGATGGACCTGATGAAAAAGAAGCGTGCCAAGCTATGTCCGAGCTCTTCGAGAGCGGCTTTGGCGAGCCGATGTAG
- the aroB gene encoding 3-dehydroquinate synthase, whose translation MIQRQIDVALGERSYPIYAGTDMVSSFASMCRQHGISDSLVIITDRNAASYHLQPLLRNLQHYKFQPTTIIVPSGENQKNLHRANTIFTELLKKRIPRTSAVIALGGGVIGDLAGFVAATYKRGIKLVQVPTTLLAQVDSSIGGKVGVNHPLGKNMIGAFHQPVFVWMDAHYLKTLPPREIICGLGEVLKYGIIRDAALFGFLELNLEKTLRLDTETVIYVQMQCAAIKAEIVTQDEKESGIRIILNYGHTIGHGLEFAGHYKQMKHGEAVLLGMLAESFIAKEMKLLDADSYKRIVALIRRIPMKTKFSMLKIADILNAIGRDKKHIGSQQRFVLPIKIGEVNVIDTVTPTLIQKAVKEILKK comes from the coding sequence ATGATTCAACGGCAGATTGATGTTGCGCTTGGCGAACGCTCGTATCCTATTTATGCTGGCACGGACATGGTCTCATCGTTTGCATCAATGTGCCGTCAGCATGGAATTTCGGATTCTCTTGTTATCATCACCGACCGGAATGCAGCGTCGTACCATCTCCAGCCGCTTCTGCGAAATCTTCAGCACTATAAATTTCAGCCAACGACTATTATTGTACCATCGGGGGAAAATCAGAAGAATCTTCATCGTGCAAACACCATTTTCACCGAACTGTTGAAAAAAAGAATTCCACGCACCTCAGCTGTTATTGCTTTAGGCGGTGGTGTGATTGGTGATCTGGCCGGATTTGTCGCAGCAACGTACAAGCGCGGTATTAAATTGGTGCAAGTGCCGACAACATTACTTGCTCAAGTTGACAGCTCCATCGGCGGAAAGGTCGGCGTCAATCATCCGCTGGGGAAAAATATGATTGGTGCGTTTCACCAGCCAGTGTTTGTGTGGATGGATGCTCATTACCTCAAAACATTGCCACCGCGAGAAATTATCTGCGGTCTTGGCGAAGTGCTCAAATACGGCATTATCCGCGATGCAGCGTTGTTTGGATTTCTTGAATTGAATTTGGAAAAAACTCTCCGTCTCGATACCGAAACGGTAATATATGTACAGATGCAGTGTGCAGCAATCAAGGCAGAAATTGTAACGCAGGACGAGAAAGAATCTGGTATCCGTATCATTCTTAATTACGGGCATACAATTGGTCATGGACTGGAATTTGCTGGTCACTACAAACAGATGAAGCACGGTGAAGCAGTTTTACTCGGCATGCTAGCTGAAAGCTTTATCGCCAAAGAGATGAAATTGTTAGATGCAGATTCCTATAAGCGTATCGTTGCACTCATACGTCGCATTCCGATGAAAACGAAATTCTCTATGTTAAAAATTGCCGATATTCTAAATGCTATAGGACGCGATAAGAAACACATTGGCTCTCAACAGCGTTTCGTCTTGCCAATAAAAATTGGAGAAGTGAACGTCATTGATACTGTGACCCCGACACTGATTCAAAAAGCTGTGAAAGAAATACTTAAAAAATGA
- the fni gene encoding type 2 isopentenyl-diphosphate Delta-isomerase, which translates to MKMTRTSSRKQQHVNISLTKDVAFRTKSSGFDRWDFLHNALPELNLSDVDPSTNFLGRKIALPFIISSMTGGYAQAERINQQLAEVCAQKKIALGVGSQRQASENVRYHRSFSVVRETAPDIPIFGNIGAAEVAKLRDASPIMRLIDLIHADGFAVHLNPLQELLQPEGNTNFCGVLDGIELLVRSLPVPLIVKEIGAGISADVAQRLIDVGVKIIDIAGAGGTSWAGVEILRRRNEKKKNFLGKGTRKKKGKNSNAENFWDWGIPTIDALKTVCRLKSDSPSLKVIASGGISNGIDCAKSIACGADFAASAMSILKALANGGTESVIGLIDQWEWELKGTMFLTGSRTIADLQKQILFSRV; encoded by the coding sequence ATGAAAATGACACGGACATCCTCACGCAAACAGCAGCACGTCAACATTAGCCTGACCAAGGATGTAGCATTTCGCACCAAATCTTCTGGATTTGATCGTTGGGATTTTCTGCATAACGCTTTGCCCGAACTCAATCTTTCAGATGTAGATCCATCGACAAATTTCTTGGGGAGAAAAATCGCACTGCCATTTATCATCTCTAGCATGACCGGCGGCTATGCTCAGGCGGAACGGATCAATCAGCAGCTTGCTGAAGTTTGCGCACAAAAGAAAATTGCGTTGGGTGTTGGCAGCCAACGACAGGCATCAGAGAATGTGCGGTATCATCGTTCCTTTTCAGTAGTGCGTGAAACTGCACCAGACATTCCGATCTTTGGGAATATTGGCGCAGCGGAAGTTGCAAAACTGCGGGATGCATCGCCGATTATGCGGCTGATCGATCTCATTCACGCCGATGGGTTTGCAGTGCACCTCAATCCATTGCAGGAGCTGCTTCAGCCGGAAGGCAATACAAATTTTTGCGGTGTGCTTGACGGTATAGAACTACTGGTGAGGTCGCTTCCGGTTCCTCTCATTGTTAAAGAAATCGGCGCAGGTATTTCAGCTGATGTTGCACAACGATTGATTGATGTCGGGGTAAAAATTATTGATATTGCAGGAGCTGGTGGTACGAGCTGGGCGGGAGTTGAAATTTTAAGAAGAAGAAATGAAAAGAAAAAAAACTTTTTGGGAAAAGGAACAAGGAAGAAAAAAGGAAAAAATTCAAATGCGGAAAATTTTTGGGATTGGGGAATTCCAACAATAGATGCCTTGAAAACCGTCTGTCGTCTGAAGAGTGACTCGCCATCGTTGAAGGTTATTGCTTCCGGTGGAATTTCAAACGGTATCGATTGCGCGAAATCAATTGCATGTGGGGCTGATTTTGCCGCATCTGCTATGTCTATACTCAAAGCCCTTGCAAACGGCGGAACAGAATCAGTTATTGGGCTCATTGATCAATGGGAATGGGAGTTGAAAGGCACGATGTTTCTCACCGGCTCGCGTACTATCGCTGACCTGCAAAAGCAAATATTGTTTTCAAGAGTTTAA
- a CDS encoding polyprenyl synthetase family protein, which translates to MNPEQRYERHKSSVERYLRSFVTEHKPQTLYSPAKYVLVAGGKRIRPVITLLACEAVGGEANNALHAGAGIEILHNFTLVHDDIMDHAETRRGRLTVHKKWDENVALLSGDALLAFAYRALLRTKSTRIQEISKIFTEGVVTICEGQALDKEFETRHRVHVNEYLMMIEKKTGKLVSIAAQVGALIGNATVLDLEALRRYGEYVGRAFQIQDDLLDIVADEKEFGKTIGGDLVEGKKTFLLLEALRRAKGEQKKMLQRIFTKGGVPRKQVKAFRLIYEETGAIDSAKKRIENDITEAKNQLSTLPASAARETLRWMTDKLLNRKF; encoded by the coding sequence ATGAATCCTGAACAACGATACGAACGTCATAAATCATCTGTGGAGCGATATCTTCGAAGTTTTGTCACCGAACACAAACCGCAGACGCTGTACTCTCCTGCAAAATATGTTCTCGTGGCAGGCGGCAAACGCATTCGCCCAGTGATTACTCTCCTTGCATGCGAAGCTGTTGGTGGTGAAGCGAACAATGCGCTGCACGCGGGAGCTGGAATTGAAATTCTCCATAATTTTACACTCGTCCATGATGATATAATGGACCATGCGGAAACACGCCGCGGACGACTTACTGTTCATAAAAAATGGGATGAAAATGTTGCGCTTCTTTCCGGCGACGCATTGCTTGCGTTTGCCTACCGTGCCTTACTCAGAACAAAATCAACACGCATTCAGGAAATCAGCAAAATTTTTACGGAAGGTGTCGTTACAATTTGCGAAGGACAGGCATTGGATAAAGAATTTGAAACACGTCATCGTGTGCATGTGAACGAATACCTGATGATGATCGAAAAGAAAACCGGCAAATTAGTTTCGATAGCGGCGCAGGTGGGTGCGCTTATTGGGAATGCAACGGTTTTGGATCTGGAAGCATTACGACGGTACGGCGAATATGTAGGACGTGCGTTTCAGATTCAAGATGATTTACTGGACATCGTTGCCGACGAAAAAGAATTTGGCAAAACTATTGGCGGTGATTTAGTAGAAGGCAAGAAAACATTTCTGCTCCTTGAGGCGTTACGCCGTGCAAAAGGAGAGCAAAAGAAAATGCTTCAGCGCATTTTTACAAAAGGTGGTGTGCCCCGAAAACAGGTAAAAGCGTTTCGTCTCATCTATGAAGAAACAGGTGCAATTGATTCTGCCAAGAAACGAATTGAAAACGATATCACTGAAGCAAAAAATCAACTTTCGACATTGCCTGCTTCCGCAGCTCGAGAAACGCTTCGGTGGATGACAGATAAATTGTTGAATAGGAAATTCTAA
- a CDS encoding PBP1A family penicillin-binding protein, producing MADKKFSSEKMERYFNDPEYRHGNMKLNKRYFNQKYFVIFGGIFVIAALITWYSVYIVNGLPTLEQLENPKPELATKIYSADGEVLDQFAYKNRTRVALNTIPPGLIKGLIATEDKDFYNHWGVNLPRFIRQMVINVVTFRQAGASTITQQLARNLYGLQIRHETMFDKITRKIREFLTSVQIERRYTKNEILEFYLNISGFGRGAYGIESAAQMYFGKPAAELTLPEYTLLIGMLKGPSYYDPFLHADRAFARRNVVIGQMVKEGLFTEETAQQVRADSLDLKSIGSEFRSGIAPHFVEWIRQQLLKKAEAHGYDIYRDGLRIYTSLDSRMQRYAISAIEEHLKDFQQSFDATWNWKEHPEIMNDVINKAIREDESYKKSRNASMRDSIINALRTSRTFIDSVLKAAQTIEVGFVVLDPHNGKIKAMVGGRNYRAFKYGLNHVTQIHRQPGSAFKPFVYTVALDNGYPACYEVLNQPVTIPMPDGTRWAPENFEKDIGGKYTLREALKHSINLVTVRVILEIAPAAQVSAYAHRMGITSPVPAYESLALGTAEVSPLELTSAYGVYDNEGVLVSPIAVIRIEDSDGNVIEDNSPDKKEVLSKETAYLITDLLKGVVNSGTGTRVRSYFTGACAGKTGTTDNYADAWFVGFTPQLVAGVWVGFDDARIRFISSDGQGGRAAAPIFGLFMQKTYEDPDIGLTQEIFVQPEGIITDTICADTKKKAREWCPNKTTEIFNAKYPLGLCDKHTSADWNQGKEGEDTRKKSKINW from the coding sequence ATGGCCGATAAAAAATTTAGTTCCGAAAAAATGGAGCGGTACTTCAACGATCCTGAGTACCGGCATGGAAATATGAAGCTCAACAAGCGGTATTTTAACCAGAAATACTTCGTTATTTTCGGTGGCATTTTTGTAATTGCCGCGTTGATCACATGGTACTCCGTGTATATTGTAAACGGATTGCCGACTCTCGAACAGTTAGAAAATCCAAAACCTGAACTGGCAACAAAAATTTATTCCGCCGACGGCGAAGTACTGGACCAGTTTGCATACAAAAATCGGACACGCGTTGCACTCAACACAATTCCCCCGGGATTAATTAAAGGACTTATCGCCACCGAGGATAAAGATTTCTACAACCATTGGGGCGTCAACTTGCCGCGTTTCATTCGCCAAATGGTGATTAATGTCGTTACATTTCGGCAAGCAGGTGCCAGCACTATCACGCAGCAGCTTGCACGGAATCTCTACGGCCTTCAGATCAGACACGAAACGATGTTTGATAAAATTACGCGAAAAATCCGGGAATTTTTGACGTCAGTGCAAATCGAGCGGCGTTATACAAAAAATGAAATCTTGGAATTTTATTTGAATATCTCTGGATTTGGCAGAGGAGCATACGGCATCGAATCCGCCGCACAAATGTATTTCGGGAAGCCCGCTGCAGAACTTACGCTACCAGAGTATACGTTGCTTATCGGTATGCTTAAAGGGCCAAGTTACTATGATCCATTTCTACACGCCGACCGTGCATTCGCACGCCGCAATGTTGTCATTGGGCAGATGGTAAAAGAAGGATTGTTCACGGAAGAGACAGCACAGCAAGTCCGTGCTGATTCTTTGGATTTGAAATCGATCGGATCAGAATTTCGCTCTGGCATTGCACCGCACTTTGTAGAATGGATTCGACAGCAGCTTCTGAAAAAAGCCGAAGCCCATGGTTACGACATTTACCGTGACGGCCTGCGTATTTATACTTCTCTCGACAGCCGGATGCAGCGGTACGCGATCTCGGCCATCGAAGAACATTTGAAGGATTTTCAACAATCGTTTGATGCGACGTGGAATTGGAAAGAACATCCAGAAATCATGAATGACGTCATCAACAAGGCAATCCGCGAAGATGAATCGTATAAAAAATCACGCAATGCCAGTATGCGGGACAGCATTATCAACGCACTTCGCACCAGCCGTACGTTTATCGACTCAGTATTGAAAGCAGCGCAGACGATCGAGGTCGGTTTTGTTGTTCTTGATCCGCACAACGGAAAAATTAAAGCGATGGTCGGTGGACGCAATTACCGTGCATTCAAGTACGGACTGAACCATGTTACACAAATTCACCGTCAGCCAGGATCTGCGTTTAAACCATTCGTCTATACCGTTGCGCTTGATAACGGATATCCGGCATGTTATGAAGTGTTGAATCAACCTGTCACCATACCAATGCCTGATGGAACTCGCTGGGCGCCGGAAAATTTTGAGAAAGACATCGGTGGCAAGTATACGCTGCGTGAAGCATTAAAACATTCTATCAATCTTGTAACTGTTCGTGTCATTTTGGAGATCGCTCCCGCCGCACAAGTTTCGGCGTATGCACATCGTATGGGCATCACATCACCCGTACCGGCGTACGAATCTCTCGCACTTGGCACTGCAGAAGTCTCACCATTGGAATTGACGTCGGCATACGGCGTGTATGACAACGAAGGCGTGCTTGTCTCGCCTATCGCCGTCATCCGCATTGAAGACAGTGACGGTAATGTTATTGAAGATAATTCTCCCGATAAAAAGGAAGTCCTGAGCAAAGAGACTGCGTATCTGATAACCGACCTGCTTAAGGGCGTAGTAAATAGTGGAACAGGAACACGAGTGCGATCGTATTTCACTGGCGCATGCGCTGGTAAAACCGGAACGACAGACAACTATGCCGATGCTTGGTTTGTCGGTTTTACTCCGCAACTGGTTGCCGGAGTATGGGTGGGCTTCGATGATGCGCGCATACGCTTCATAAGTTCAGATGGTCAGGGCGGCAGGGCAGCAGCACCAATCTTCGGATTATTTATGCAAAAGACGTATGAAGATCCCGATATTGGATTAACGCAGGAAATTTTTGTTCAACCGGAAGGAATTATAACCGACACAATTTGTGCGGACACGAAGAAGAAAGCGCGCGAGTGGTGTCCGAACAAGACGACAGAAATTTTCAATGCTAAATATCCCCTTGGATTGTGCGATAAACACACGAGCGCAGATTGGAATCAGGGCAAAGAAGGCGAAGACACTCGAAAGAAAAGCAAGATAAACTGGTAG
- the ptsP gene encoding phosphoenolpyruvate--protein phosphotransferase, which yields MDQTIKQEMKLKGIPASPGIAIGPVFLFRKHEPIILIRSIAAGEVEQEIERLQNAVARSKKELTKVFEFAEQKLGTEKSKIFEAQLLILEDVVLFEAVYERLKRERKNAEYLLKDEMEKYHQLMMASKDEYARERADDLLDVENRILRNLEEQKLISKIEGSHVIISHNLAAADTLIFSRNDVLAYVTELGGATSHMALLARALKIPAIVGMHQLSSLAQTDDQIVVDGYSGTVVLHPSVETLKFYKKKKTQYHTFEETLAPLRDLPAETLDGHHIKLAANVELEEELEFIKLRGADGIGLYRTESLLIGKEVFPSEEEQYEIYHRIAESVFPKHAIIRTFDIGGDKFMTPVMKESNPSLGWRGIRVMLDKPQIFLDQLRAILRASTLKNLAIMLPMVTSIKEVKLSKQLIVQAKDDLRAHKIPFDENLRLGVMIEVPAAAVIADHLAREVSFLSIGTNDLIQYLLAVDRGNDIVSDLFQEFHPAVIRFLRRIIERGKQEHAWVGMCGQMAGDPLATILLVGLGLDEFSVVPTILPEIKKIIRSIHYTEAQHVAERVLTMQSEDEIKAFLKHLMKHKFPDIPIG from the coding sequence ATGGATCAGACTATCAAACAAGAAATGAAACTGAAGGGAATTCCGGCATCTCCCGGAATCGCCATCGGACCTGTTTTCCTGTTTCGAAAACATGAACCAATAATTCTCATTCGTTCAATTGCTGCCGGTGAAGTTGAGCAAGAAATCGAACGCCTTCAGAATGCCGTCGCACGCTCCAAGAAGGAACTTACCAAGGTATTCGAATTTGCCGAACAAAAACTAGGAACTGAAAAATCGAAAATTTTCGAAGCACAGCTTCTCATCCTTGAAGATGTTGTACTCTTTGAAGCAGTGTACGAACGATTAAAACGAGAACGTAAAAATGCTGAATATCTCCTCAAAGATGAGATGGAGAAGTATCACCAATTGATGATGGCATCCAAGGATGAATATGCCCGCGAGCGCGCTGACGATCTGCTCGATGTTGAAAACCGTATTCTCAGAAATCTCGAAGAACAAAAACTTATTTCGAAAATCGAGGGTTCGCATGTCATTATTTCGCACAATCTCGCAGCGGCAGACACACTCATCTTTAGCCGTAACGATGTGCTGGCGTATGTAACAGAACTAGGCGGTGCAACGTCCCATATGGCATTGCTCGCGCGTGCATTAAAAATTCCAGCCATTGTTGGCATGCATCAATTGTCATCGTTGGCGCAAACAGATGATCAAATCGTTGTCGATGGATACAGCGGTACAGTTGTACTGCATCCGAGCGTGGAGACTTTAAAATTTTACAAAAAAAAGAAAACGCAATACCACACCTTTGAAGAAACACTTGCCCCTCTGCGCGATCTTCCGGCAGAAACGCTTGATGGGCATCATATCAAACTTGCAGCAAACGTGGAGTTAGAAGAGGAATTAGAATTCATTAAGCTTCGGGGAGCTGATGGTATTGGACTTTACCGCACGGAAAGTTTGCTAATTGGCAAAGAAGTTTTTCCGAGTGAAGAAGAGCAATACGAAATTTATCACCGCATTGCTGAGTCGGTTTTTCCTAAACACGCTATTATCCGAACCTTTGATATTGGCGGCGATAAATTTATGACGCCGGTGATGAAAGAAAGCAATCCATCTCTTGGCTGGCGGGGAATACGTGTTATGCTGGATAAACCGCAGATTTTCCTAGATCAACTGCGTGCCATTCTGCGTGCAAGCACTTTGAAGAATCTTGCCATCATGTTACCGATGGTTACGAGCATTAAAGAAGTAAAACTTAGCAAACAGCTTATAGTACAAGCAAAGGATGATTTACGTGCACATAAAATTCCATTCGATGAAAATCTTCGGCTAGGAGTTATGATCGAAGTGCCCGCTGCAGCCGTCATTGCAGATCATCTTGCGCGGGAAGTGAGCTTCTTGAGTATCGGTACAAACGATCTTATTCAGTATTTACTTGCCGTTGATCGCGGCAATGATATTGTATCGGATCTATTTCAGGAATTTCATCCGGCAGTCATCCGGTTTCTGAGGCGCATCATTGAGCGCGGTAAGCAGGAACACGCTTGGGTTGGTATGTGCGGACAAATGGCAGGTGACCCGCTGGCAACCATTTTACTCGTTGGGCTTGGATTAGATGAGTTCAGTGTTGTTCCAACTATTTTGCCGGAAATTAAGAAAATTATTCGCTCTATACATTATACGGAAGCGCAACATGTTGCCGAGCGAGTGTTGACGATGCAATCCGAAGATGAAATTAAAGCATTCCTCAAGCATTTGATGAAACATAAATTTCCAGACATCCCGATTGGATAA
- a CDS encoding shikimate kinase yields MKDSQHGHKKSLIFLTGFMGSGKSTIGPILANTLGFAYLDVDQYIEQKTNKRVAEIFSSKGEQAFRTLERDALRELTERKHCVISLGGGTIANEENCQLVLLKGILVYLKLSPEEIIQRVQYRSDRPMLKDVHGNQLSPPELRNRIRDLMTRREQFYARADVVITADNMRVGATVDEIMKNIHFMIDKE; encoded by the coding sequence ATGAAAGATTCACAGCACGGACATAAGAAGTCGCTTATCTTCTTGACTGGATTTATGGGAAGCGGGAAGAGCACGATTGGTCCTATTCTCGCCAACACACTTGGTTTTGCGTATCTTGATGTTGATCAGTATATCGAACAAAAAACAAATAAGCGCGTGGCGGAAATATTTAGTTCAAAAGGCGAGCAGGCTTTCCGCACCTTGGAACGGGATGCGTTACGAGAGCTGACCGAACGTAAGCATTGTGTCATTTCCCTTGGCGGCGGTACAATTGCCAACGAAGAAAACTGCCAGCTTGTATTACTGAAGGGAATTCTTGTTTATCTCAAACTTTCACCGGAAGAAATTATACAGCGTGTACAGTATCGGAGCGATCGTCCGATGTTGAAGGATGTACATGGCAATCAACTCTCACCGCCGGAACTGAGGAATCGAATACGTGATCTCATGACCCGACGTGAACAATTTTATGCACGGGCCGATGTTGTGATTACAGCCGACAATATGCGCGTGGGGGCGACGGTGGATGAGATTATGAAAAACATTCACTTTATGATTGATAAGGAATAA